In a genomic window of Rhizobium acidisoli:
- a CDS encoding YHYH domain-containing protein, with the protein MKIAIAILVAWSTFSLSVSAASAHSGGTDSNGCHTNHKTGDYHCH; encoded by the coding sequence ATGAAAATCGCAATCGCAATCTTGGTCGCATGGTCCACGTTCTCGCTGTCTGTCTCGGCAGCTTCCGCTCACAGTGGCGGAACGGATTCAAACGGCTGCCACACCAATCACAAGACCGGAGATTACCATTGCCATTGA
- a CDS encoding phasin, producing the protein MTKISERSFETIENPASSPLKVPDQFGASVEKGNKQVTEAFLKFASGAEATQKMLPPILETTSLFGNELSWKTIAALQADAEAGFSHLQALLSANSPSQVLELQSTFLRKRVETSLQHAKEFRVLASRTVEEISKPVKDAFDKVLTDLKAT; encoded by the coding sequence ATGACCAAGATTTCCGAAAGATCCTTTGAAACGATCGAAAACCCGGCGTCATCGCCGCTCAAGGTGCCAGATCAGTTCGGCGCATCCGTTGAAAAGGGGAACAAGCAGGTGACAGAGGCTTTTTTGAAATTTGCGTCCGGCGCTGAAGCGACACAGAAAATGCTGCCTCCGATCCTCGAAACGACAAGTCTGTTCGGCAACGAATTGTCGTGGAAGACGATCGCTGCACTGCAGGCCGACGCCGAGGCCGGCTTCTCGCATCTGCAAGCTTTGCTTAGCGCAAATTCGCCGTCGCAGGTCCTCGAACTGCAGTCGACCTTCCTGCGCAAGCGGGTTGAGACAAGTTTGCAGCACGCCAAGGAATTCCGGGTACTCGCAAGCAGGACGGTGGAGGAAATCTCAAAGCCGGTCAAGGATGCTTTTGACAAGGTGCTGACGGACCTCAAGGCGACGTAA
- a CDS encoding ABC transporter substrate-binding protein — translation MPLTVKAGGLSELPREERKTYELLDPRLPTGESVFRNFRAKRAPPWKIGYASSYADNTWRANVLDEFTNELLPTFKKAGLVSELVVTQSNLDDNAQISQMRQMVDDGVDAIIICCSNLTALNPTIEYAYSKGVPVISYSGYVTSPFAINATENNMQGGFEASKWLAEEIEGSGNVLLVSGITGFASSDSFQVGATKALEYYPEINVVGQVDGKWTDSVAQSEVQKFLAANPGRIDGIIVQSGAESGVINAVRQSGREIVPIVLGGEASASCYWRKNPEFVSRSFHFWPPRSEARFVWDVMMRTLEGQGPKIQSILRPAIPYTIDDVKADLPADCDPNSEDWLEPKDAAWWTAAAAAKYFDNPADPLSWRPTN, via the coding sequence ATGCCGCTGACGGTGAAGGCTGGTGGACTTAGTGAACTGCCACGGGAAGAGCGGAAGACCTACGAGTTATTGGACCCGCGGTTGCCCACGGGAGAATCTGTATTTCGAAATTTCAGAGCAAAGCGAGCGCCACCGTGGAAAATTGGTTACGCCTCGAGCTACGCTGATAACACATGGCGTGCGAACGTCCTTGATGAGTTTACAAATGAGCTTCTGCCGACTTTTAAGAAGGCTGGGCTGGTATCCGAGCTCGTCGTTACACAGTCCAATCTCGATGATAACGCCCAGATCAGCCAAATGCGGCAGATGGTAGATGATGGTGTCGACGCCATAATCATATGCTGCTCTAATCTTACAGCGCTCAACCCGACAATAGAGTACGCCTATTCGAAAGGCGTGCCTGTTATCTCATACTCCGGTTATGTGACCTCGCCGTTCGCAATCAATGCGACAGAGAATAACATGCAAGGCGGTTTTGAGGCGTCAAAGTGGTTGGCTGAAGAGATCGAAGGCAGCGGCAATGTGTTGCTTGTGTCCGGAATCACTGGCTTCGCCTCCTCAGACAGCTTCCAGGTCGGCGCCACAAAAGCCTTGGAGTACTATCCCGAGATCAACGTCGTCGGACAGGTTGACGGGAAATGGACAGACAGCGTCGCCCAATCAGAAGTGCAGAAATTTCTCGCCGCTAACCCTGGCCGAATTGACGGTATTATTGTTCAGTCGGGAGCTGAGTCTGGTGTGATCAACGCCGTCCGCCAGTCCGGGCGCGAGATAGTGCCGATCGTGCTTGGCGGAGAGGCTTCGGCATCATGCTACTGGCGTAAGAATCCTGAATTTGTGAGCAGGAGCTTTCACTTCTGGCCGCCGCGCTCCGAGGCTCGTTTCGTATGGGACGTGATGATGCGTACTCTGGAGGGCCAAGGTCCGAAGATACAGTCCATTCTGCGACCGGCAATTCCTTACACGATCGATGATGTAAAAGCGGATTTGCCAGCCGATTGCGATCCCAATAGTGAAGACTGGCTCGAGCCGAAGGATGCAGCTTGGTGGACTGCTGCCGCTGCCGCTAAATATTTCGACAATCCAGCAGATCCGCTTTCTTGGAGGCCAACAAACTGA
- a CDS encoding MFS transporter, with product MQIEDVSMTGATTPAPLRNAAFCSIWSSAQVANLGWLVQTVAIGWQMVTITASDLMVALVQASTTLPAFILSIVAGAIADTHSRRSVMIIGLSLIALASVALAVAAAFGFLSPWLILALGFMAGCGFALNDPAWHASVGDILDKRDIPAAVTLMSIGYNMTRSVGSALGGVILASLGSLAAFLFSACSNLAPLAAVLRNKWHARPSPLPAERISTAIRDGIRFTALFSDIRATIMRATLFGLAAIAILALLPLVARDRLAGGPIAYGVLFAGFGMGACVAGLNNRLLRKVIPQEWLMAIASIACAVCCISLAFTSSVPLATLALAIGGAGWVITWTGFDVWVQLASPRWVVGRTLSIYYAFLSGGMAAGSWIWGNVAQSYSLASSLELAAAALLLVAASGFVLQVHLGAEGDQQGSVFPAPSVALDLKPQSGPIAARTEYSIDESDLDSFFDHMRTRRYALARAGARDWTLQRNLRKPSHWTETFRTPAWMSFRRLHHRLSLSDQDVSQLLAALHLSEKPAETELVIERTTDARRTRSHPVPRVLRP from the coding sequence ATGCAGATCGAAGACGTTTCCATGACCGGGGCAACCACTCCTGCTCCACTGCGCAATGCAGCATTCTGTTCGATTTGGAGTTCAGCGCAAGTCGCAAATCTGGGATGGCTTGTGCAGACCGTCGCGATTGGTTGGCAGATGGTGACGATCACCGCTTCCGATCTGATGGTCGCGCTCGTACAGGCGTCGACAACGCTTCCGGCATTCATACTCTCCATCGTCGCCGGCGCCATCGCCGATACTCATAGCCGCCGATCGGTGATGATCATAGGACTGTCATTGATCGCGCTAGCGTCTGTCGCACTGGCAGTTGCCGCCGCCTTCGGCTTCCTCAGTCCCTGGCTCATTCTAGCGCTGGGATTTATGGCAGGCTGCGGATTTGCGCTTAATGACCCCGCCTGGCACGCCTCCGTGGGGGATATCCTCGACAAGCGGGATATCCCGGCCGCGGTGACGCTTATGTCTATTGGATATAACATGACGCGCAGCGTTGGGTCGGCGCTGGGCGGGGTTATTCTCGCCTCTCTCGGATCATTGGCCGCCTTTCTCTTCTCCGCATGCAGCAACCTGGCGCCTCTCGCCGCGGTATTGCGTAACAAGTGGCACGCGCGCCCGTCTCCTCTGCCTGCGGAGCGTATCTCGACAGCAATCCGAGACGGCATCCGGTTCACCGCGCTTTTCTCCGATATCCGGGCGACAATCATGCGCGCAACCCTCTTCGGCCTTGCCGCTATTGCTATCCTCGCACTTCTGCCGCTCGTCGCCCGCGATCGTTTGGCCGGCGGCCCCATCGCCTACGGCGTTCTTTTCGCAGGTTTCGGAATGGGCGCCTGCGTGGCCGGATTGAACAACCGGCTCTTAAGGAAAGTTATTCCTCAGGAATGGCTGATGGCAATTGCTTCCATCGCTTGCGCGGTGTGTTGCATCTCACTTGCCTTCACCTCCTCTGTGCCTTTAGCAACACTTGCGCTTGCTATCGGCGGCGCCGGCTGGGTCATCACCTGGACCGGCTTTGACGTCTGGGTGCAATTGGCAAGTCCGCGCTGGGTCGTCGGCCGCACGCTCTCGATCTATTATGCATTCCTATCCGGCGGCATGGCAGCCGGCAGCTGGATCTGGGGCAATGTTGCCCAGTCATATTCGCTCGCTTCTTCTCTCGAGCTGGCCGCGGCCGCGCTGCTTCTTGTTGCTGCGTCAGGGTTCGTCTTGCAGGTGCATCTGGGGGCGGAGGGAGACCAGCAGGGCTCGGTTTTTCCGGCTCCATCGGTGGCGCTTGATCTGAAGCCGCAAAGCGGTCCGATTGCAGCGAGGACAGAGTATTCCATAGACGAAAGCGACCTGGACAGCTTCTTCGATCACATGCGCACTCGCAGATACGCCTTAGCTCGCGCAGGCGCGCGCGACTGGACGCTCCAGCGAAATCTTCGAAAGCCCTCCCATTGGACGGAAACGTTTCGCACGCCGGCCTGGATGAGTTTCCGGCGTCTGCATCATCGCCTCTCTCTATCGGATCAGGACGTCTCCCAGCTTCTCGCCGCTTTGCATTTGAGTGAAAAGCCTGCGGAAACTGAGCTCGTTATTGAACGTACAACGGACGCGCGACGAACCCGGAGCCATCCAGTCCCGCGCGTTTTGCGTCCGTGA
- a CDS encoding MFS transporter → MPSNEGTASVGLLAPLKNSTFRSIFFASQLSSLGWLMQTVALSWLMATVSTSDVMVALVQASSTLPAFFLAIFVGAIADNYSRRMVMIVGRSLMMAASAMLTILMAFGITDPWMILAFSFLDGCGIALSDPAWRASLGDMLERRHLPSAVTLLNVGFNTVRSVGPALGGIIVAIFGPLVTFALTTLGFVAPLTALWRNKWTVKASTLPREALMTAIYDGLRFTAISSEIKAAIVRGTLFGLTGTSMLALLPLVARDLLKGGPIDYGILMGGFGAGALIAGLVNPPLRRAVTQELLIVLACVACAVCAISLALTSSLIIATVCLAFGGAGWVTGWSGFGVNVQLASPRWVVGRTISIYSAFTYGGIAAGSWLWGIIAENHSLSLSLACSAAGSLLVAALGLKLPISNRLESELEASGAFDAPVPALDLKPRSGPILVTTEYAIAEENAAVFLEIMRRRRHVQSRAGARHWTLTRDVQQPSRWLETFRTPTWTDYHRLHHRLNEADKRLGDELKSLSVASDLPRTIVLVERPTAARKSTPVPYVSQK, encoded by the coding sequence ATGCCATCAAATGAAGGGACAGCATCCGTAGGCCTACTGGCGCCACTGAAGAATTCGACGTTCCGTTCGATTTTCTTCGCGTCTCAGCTCTCCAGCCTGGGTTGGCTGATGCAGACGGTGGCCCTCAGCTGGCTGATGGCCACCGTTTCCACTTCGGATGTGATGGTCGCCCTCGTCCAGGCATCGTCTACCCTGCCTGCCTTTTTTCTTGCGATTTTCGTTGGCGCGATTGCCGACAACTACAGCCGGCGCATGGTCATGATCGTCGGCCGAAGCCTGATGATGGCGGCCTCGGCGATGCTGACGATCCTGATGGCTTTCGGCATCACCGATCCATGGATGATCCTGGCGTTCAGTTTCCTTGACGGCTGCGGTATCGCACTCAGCGATCCCGCGTGGCGCGCTTCGCTTGGCGACATGCTGGAGCGCCGCCATCTGCCGTCGGCCGTCACCCTTCTCAATGTCGGATTCAACACGGTCCGTAGCGTCGGTCCCGCGCTTGGCGGCATCATCGTCGCGATTTTTGGGCCGCTCGTCACTTTCGCGCTCACCACGCTTGGCTTCGTCGCGCCCCTCACCGCTCTGTGGCGAAACAAGTGGACCGTGAAAGCGTCGACCCTCCCTCGCGAAGCGCTCATGACGGCGATCTATGATGGACTGCGGTTCACGGCGATATCCTCGGAAATCAAGGCAGCTATTGTCCGCGGTACGCTGTTTGGGCTGACCGGAACCTCGATGCTGGCGCTCCTGCCGCTCGTCGCAAGAGACCTCTTGAAGGGCGGCCCAATCGACTACGGTATTCTCATGGGTGGCTTCGGCGCCGGCGCGCTGATCGCGGGGCTCGTGAACCCGCCACTCAGGCGCGCGGTCACGCAGGAACTGCTGATTGTTCTGGCATGTGTCGCGTGCGCGGTATGTGCGATCTCACTTGCGCTGACGTCTTCCCTGATCATCGCAACAGTCTGCCTCGCCTTCGGCGGCGCCGGCTGGGTAACCGGATGGTCGGGGTTCGGCGTCAACGTGCAGTTGGCAAGCCCGCGCTGGGTGGTGGGTCGCACGATTTCCATCTACAGCGCTTTTACTTATGGGGGGATCGCGGCTGGCAGTTGGCTCTGGGGAATTATCGCCGAAAACCATTCCCTCTCCCTATCCTTGGCATGTTCTGCTGCCGGCTCGTTGCTGGTCGCCGCACTTGGGCTCAAGCTGCCGATCAGCAACCGCTTGGAGTCTGAACTCGAAGCCTCCGGCGCCTTCGATGCGCCAGTACCTGCACTCGATCTGAAGCCGAGAAGCGGCCCAATTCTGGTGACGACGGAATATGCGATTGCCGAAGAGAACGCCGCTGTCTTTCTTGAGATCATGCGCAGACGGCGGCATGTTCAAAGCCGAGCCGGCGCACGCCATTGGACCCTCACGCGCGACGTTCAGCAGCCTTCGCGATGGCTCGAGACCTTTCGGACGCCAACCTGGACGGATTACCATCGCCTTCATCACCGCCTCAACGAAGCGGACAAGCGCCTGGGCGATGAGCTCAAGTCGCTGAGCGTGGCATCCGACCTCCCGCGAACAATCGTTCTGGTGGAGCGCCCGACGGCTGCGCGCAAGTCCACGCCCGTGCCGTACGTATCGCAGAAATGA
- a CDS encoding formyltetrahydrofolate deformylase: MSSENLNSVRWLKNQAKHIAAGSMKVLLMVSRFGHCLNDLLYRWRIGALPIDIVGVVSNHFDYQKLVVNHDIPFHHSPVTKQNKPQAEAKIMEIVESTSTELVVLARYMQVLSDKMCGRMSGRIINIHHSFLPSFKGANPYRQAYQRGVKLIGATAHYVTADLDEGPIIEQDTVRITHAQSPDDYVSLGRDVEAQVLARAIHAHIHHRVFLHGSRTVVFPPSPGSFASERMR, encoded by the coding sequence ATGAGCAGCGAAAACCTTAATTCAGTTCGATGGCTTAAAAATCAGGCCAAACATATTGCGGCTGGCAGTATGAAGGTCCTGCTCATGGTCTCCCGCTTCGGCCACTGCCTTAACGACCTTCTTTACCGCTGGCGAATTGGCGCGCTGCCCATCGACATCGTCGGCGTGGTCTCAAACCACTTCGACTATCAGAAGCTCGTCGTCAATCACGATATTCCCTTCCACCACAGTCCCGTGACCAAACAGAACAAACCGCAGGCAGAAGCCAAGATCATGGAGATCGTGGAGTCGACGTCGACCGAGCTCGTGGTTCTTGCGCGCTACATGCAGGTACTTTCGGACAAGATGTGCGGGCGGATGTCCGGTCGCATCATCAACATCCATCACTCCTTCTTACCGAGCTTTAAAGGCGCGAACCCTTACAGGCAGGCGTATCAGCGCGGCGTGAAGCTTATCGGCGCAACGGCGCACTACGTCACAGCCGATCTCGATGAGGGCCCGATCATCGAGCAGGACACCGTGCGGATTACCCATGCTCAGTCTCCAGACGACTACGTTTCGCTGGGACGTGATGTCGAAGCCCAGGTTCTGGCGCGAGCTATACACGCACATATCCACCACCGGGTCTTCCTCCATGGAAGCCGTACGGTCGTGTTCCCGCCAAGCCCCGGATCCTTCGCTTCCGAGCGAATGCGATAG
- a CDS encoding WGR domain-containing protein → MIAQPYHLYVERTDASRNMARYYAMSIEPNLLGDVCLLRKWGRIGAKGQTIIHHFGREKEAVELFLVLLRQKRKRGYRPRTAMTN, encoded by the coding sequence ATGATCGCACAGCCTTATCATCTCTATGTCGAACGCACGGACGCCTCCCGGAACATGGCGCGCTACTATGCCATGTCGATCGAGCCGAACCTCCTGGGCGATGTCTGCCTGCTCCGGAAGTGGGGCCGCATCGGCGCAAAGGGCCAGACGATAATCCACCATTTCGGACGGGAAAAGGAAGCTGTCGAACTGTTTCTCGTTCTACTCCGACAGAAGCGAAAACGCGGTTACCGCCCGCGCACCGCGATGACGAACTGA
- a CDS encoding DUF5334 family protein has protein sequence MPLKSLLVAAVLTLSLPANTFAWDGIDSDSGGAVEIGKGNLVRSGQTVEVYDYEAGEYRDVDVQSIQRSGGSVEVEVYDNESGEYRTFEMDD, from the coding sequence TTGCCATTGAAATCGTTGTTGGTGGCCGCCGTCCTGACGCTATCGCTTCCGGCGAACACCTTCGCATGGGATGGTATAGATAGCGATTCTGGCGGTGCGGTCGAGATTGGCAAAGGCAATCTAGTCAGATCGGGACAGACCGTCGAGGTTTACGACTACGAAGCGGGCGAGTACCGTGACGTTGATGTCCAAAGCATCCAGCGTTCTGGAGGCTCGGTCGAGGTCGAGGTTTACGACAACGAAAGCGGCGAATACCGCACCTTTGAAATGGACGACTGA
- a CDS encoding methyl-accepting chemotaxis protein yields the protein MFVDRLLSAFSIRAKVLLVLVPLVMILAAVGVVSLQATGLLQSRLRLSSEVLETLSGFRDVSESMNRFLAQSSTDNRDEALASLRGQSATMLSLQEVATDVGSDTRALESSESAMSAISDSMDRMWSLHNDELSIRRDVAASLTEIKQVAADLKLAAVKARAQVRNQENSGKTMLREATRSIDTAAIMQRLSENLVNLPASAMQTPEAQQQALMIKKAMKTVKRVVATGDGGQAVANLEQAISSVVANSGLDSAFLHSLGIDLSAFAPRLRDDAIQHMIEGTHAVRALDKPLAESETLVAAVASVGQDADSIEIEINNLLRAASTENQERLVEQLTKLTRDTVAVGGVAGSLPDFPKMEETLYLQGDAIEQNTEKLVKIAEGRQAQYAEADKTVQSIWKNLVSFASTQEHDAHRESDFARLLSAAATVSGVLVALLAGAGLMVTLRAPIERIARRMQGLATGDLQSDIVGCQRKDEIGDMARALEVFRGNAVSKLEVEARAQDDRKTADQERTDREFERAQLEKEVSSAVQTLGEALSRLARGDISQTIDRHFHPNLEQLRRDFNHSLSVLRDTVSHIDENTQQIKWGTDELFKASDDLSRRTERQAASLEETAAAVEQVTATVRNSSENACETQAFVSAVKEHAEGAAIIVTDAISAMARIQDASYKIGQIIGLIDTIAFQTNLLALNAGVEAARAGDAGKGFAVVAQEVRELAQRSSAAALEIRQLISESSSEVAVGSDYVGKTGEALHSIAASIVQISDRIDQIVSSSREQATSLAEINNNVNVLDQGTQQNAAMAEQTNAATKTLSDQTVELSERLAGFKLTDDRPAHRVSVAA from the coding sequence ATGTTCGTCGATCGCTTGCTATCCGCTTTCAGCATCAGAGCGAAAGTCTTATTAGTACTGGTGCCGCTTGTCATGATACTGGCGGCCGTCGGTGTCGTGAGCCTACAGGCGACCGGATTGCTGCAATCTCGCCTTCGGCTATCGAGCGAAGTTCTCGAGACTTTGAGCGGATTTCGGGACGTCTCTGAGAGCATGAACCGGTTTTTGGCGCAGAGTTCTACGGATAACCGTGATGAGGCCCTGGCAAGTCTAAGGGGGCAGAGCGCCACGATGCTGTCGCTTCAGGAAGTCGCCACTGACGTTGGTAGTGACACTCGTGCTCTTGAAAGCAGTGAGTCCGCGATGTCCGCGATTTCTGACAGCATGGACCGCATGTGGTCCCTGCACAACGATGAGCTGTCCATTCGTCGTGACGTTGCCGCGAGCTTGACCGAGATCAAGCAGGTCGCGGCCGACCTGAAGCTGGCCGCGGTTAAAGCCCGTGCGCAGGTCCGCAACCAGGAAAACTCTGGCAAAACGATGCTCAGAGAGGCTACCCGCTCAATCGACACGGCGGCAATTATGCAGCGGTTGTCGGAAAATTTGGTGAATCTGCCGGCCAGCGCGATGCAAACCCCCGAGGCACAGCAACAGGCGCTCATGATCAAAAAGGCGATGAAAACCGTCAAGCGCGTCGTTGCAACGGGCGATGGTGGACAAGCAGTCGCAAACTTGGAACAGGCAATCTCCAGCGTCGTCGCCAATTCCGGGCTGGATAGCGCTTTCCTTCACAGCCTTGGGATCGACCTTAGTGCGTTTGCCCCGCGACTGCGAGATGACGCCATACAGCACATGATCGAGGGAACCCACGCAGTTCGAGCCTTGGATAAGCCATTGGCGGAATCGGAGACGCTCGTTGCGGCAGTGGCATCGGTAGGCCAGGATGCCGATTCGATAGAGATTGAGATAAACAACCTGTTGCGGGCGGCCAGCACTGAAAACCAGGAGCGACTCGTTGAGCAACTTACGAAACTGACGCGTGACACCGTAGCGGTTGGAGGCGTAGCCGGTTCATTGCCAGACTTCCCCAAAATGGAGGAGACCCTCTACTTACAGGGGGATGCCATCGAACAGAATACCGAGAAGTTGGTCAAGATCGCGGAAGGGCGGCAGGCGCAATACGCAGAGGCGGATAAAACCGTCCAGTCGATATGGAAAAATCTCGTGTCGTTCGCGTCGACTCAGGAACATGACGCTCACCGGGAAAGTGATTTCGCCCGACTATTGTCCGCAGCTGCTACCGTCTCCGGTGTTTTGGTCGCCCTCTTAGCCGGAGCCGGCCTGATGGTGACATTGCGCGCTCCAATCGAACGGATCGCAAGGCGCATGCAGGGGCTAGCAACCGGTGATCTTCAATCAGACATCGTTGGCTGCCAGCGGAAAGACGAAATTGGCGATATGGCTCGCGCGCTTGAAGTTTTTCGCGGAAATGCGGTCTCGAAGCTCGAGGTTGAAGCGCGTGCGCAAGACGACCGTAAAACGGCTGATCAGGAGCGGACGGATCGTGAGTTTGAACGTGCTCAGCTTGAGAAAGAAGTGTCCAGCGCTGTACAAACACTCGGGGAGGCACTCTCTAGATTGGCGCGAGGAGACATCTCGCAGACCATCGACCGCCACTTCCATCCCAATCTCGAGCAACTGCGGCGTGACTTCAACCACTCACTGTCCGTCCTCAGAGATACCGTGTCCCATATCGACGAAAACACCCAACAAATCAAATGGGGAACCGACGAACTTTTCAAAGCCTCTGATGATTTGTCACGCCGGACTGAACGACAAGCTGCTTCTCTCGAAGAAACCGCAGCAGCCGTTGAGCAGGTGACTGCGACGGTGAGGAACTCCTCGGAGAATGCCTGTGAGACACAAGCGTTTGTTTCTGCAGTCAAGGAACATGCAGAGGGCGCGGCTATCATTGTAACTGATGCTATAAGCGCCATGGCACGAATTCAGGATGCATCTTACAAGATCGGTCAGATCATAGGATTGATCGACACGATTGCATTCCAGACGAACTTGCTTGCGCTGAATGCCGGCGTTGAAGCAGCTCGTGCCGGCGATGCTGGAAAAGGCTTCGCGGTTGTGGCACAAGAAGTCCGCGAGCTTGCCCAAAGGTCGTCAGCCGCAGCGCTCGAGATCCGGCAGTTGATTTCAGAATCTTCGTCAGAGGTGGCCGTCGGTTCGGATTACGTCGGCAAGACCGGGGAGGCTCTGCACAGTATAGCGGCATCAATCGTGCAGATTTCTGATCGCATCGACCAGATTGTGAGTTCCAGCCGCGAACAAGCGACTTCGCTGGCTGAGATCAATAACAACGTAAATGTTCTTGATCAGGGGACGCAACAGAATGCAGCCATGGCTGAGCAGACGAACGCTGCAACGAAGACGCTTTCTGATCAGACTGTCGAACTCAGCGAACGGCTTGCTGGGTTCAAGTTAACAGATGATAGGCCGGCTCATCGGGTAAGTGTCGCTGCATAA
- the tnpB gene encoding IS66 family insertion sequence element accessory protein TnpB (TnpB, as the term is used for proteins encoded by IS66 family insertion elements, is considered an accessory protein, since TnpC, encoded by a neighboring gene, is a DDE family transposase.) gives MIPVPSGVKVWLATGHTDMRKGFPGLSLMVQETLKRDPMCGHLFVFRGRGGGLIKVIWHDGQGACLFTKKLERGRFVWPSAADGSVVITPAQLGYLLEGIDWRMPQKTWRPTSAG, from the coding sequence ATGATCCCGGTTCCGAGTGGTGTGAAGGTCTGGCTGGCGACAGGCCATACGGACATGCGCAAAGGCTTCCCCGGTCTATCGCTGATGGTGCAGGAGACGCTGAAGCGCGATCCGATGTGCGGACACCTGTTCGTGTTCCGCGGTCGCGGTGGTGGCCTGATCAAGGTCATCTGGCATGACGGCCAGGGAGCCTGCCTGTTTACGAAGAAGCTTGAACGCGGACGCTTCGTCTGGCCATCGGCGGCAGATGGATCGGTGGTGATCACACCGGCGCAGCTCGGTTATCTGCTGGAAGGTATAGACTGGCGGATGCCGCAAAAAACCTGGCGACCGACGTCGGCAGGATGA